In the Opitutia bacterium genome, CGGATTCCAAGCGTGCATGCACACGCTCACCGACGCAGAGGTCGATCTCATCGTCGCCGCGTTCCACAAGGTCTGGGAAAACCTCGACGCGCTGCGCTGATTCGCGATGCACGGCAGCCTCGAGACGCTCTTCGGTCGTCAGGTCGATCTCCGCCGCTTCACCGCGACGGACATCACGCCCGCGTATCTCGGCTGGCTGCGCGATCCCGCGGTCGTGCGTTTCAGCAACCAGCGCTTTCGCACCCACACGGCCGAAAGCTGCGCCGACTACCTCGCGTCGTTCCGCGGCACGGACAACCTCTTCCTCGCGATCGTGCACCGCGACAATGCGCGCGTCGTCGGCACGATGACCGCCTACGTCTCCGCCGTTCACGGCACCGCCGATCTCGGCATCCTCATCGGCGACCGCTCGTGCTGGGGACAAGGACTCGGCCTCGACGCGTGGCAGGCGCTCATAGCCTACCTCCTTCAATCCGCCGGTCTGCGCAAGATCACCGGCGGCACGCTCCGTCCGAACGTCGGAATGGTCCGCGTCATGGAACGCTCCGGCATGCACCTCGAGGGCGTGCGCGAGCGCCAGGAAATCGTCGACGGCGTCCCGGTGGACGTCCTGCTCTATGCCCGCTTCCGTCCCGAGTGAACTGCGCCTTCCGCTCGCCGTCGTCGCGCACGACGCCGGTGCCGCCAACCTCATCGCCGGTTGGATTCGCGATGTGCCCGCGGCGCGCCTGCGCGTGTGCGCGAGCGGACCGGCCGCTCGGATCTTCGCCGCGGAGATTCCGCACCTCGCGCCCCTGACGCTCCCCGCCGCGCTCGACGGCGCCGAAATGCTGCTCAGCGGCACGAGCGGCGCGCACTCCGATCTCGAACACGAAGCCCGTCGCCTCGCCCGCACGCTCGGCGTGCCGTCGATCGGCGTGATCGATCACTGGGTCAACTACACGCCGCGCTTCCTCCGCCACGGCGAGATCGTCTTGCCCGACGAAATCTGGGTCGCCGACGCCCACGCCGACGCGCTGGCCCGCCGCACCTTCCCGCATACGCCGGTGCACGAACAGCCCAATCGCTACCTCGAGCGCCTCGCCGCGCAGGTCCGCGCCGCCACTCATCCCCATGCCGGACGCACGCACGTGCTCTACGCGCTCGAGCCAATGCGCGCGACTTGGGGACGCGGCAACGACGCGGGCGAATTCCAAGCGCTCGACTATTTCCGCGAGCACTTTCCTCAACTCGGTCTCCCGCGCGACGCCGCGATTCGCCTTCGCCCGCATCCCTCCGATCCCGCCGGGAAATACGACGCCTGGCTCGCGCGCCACGCCGACGCGTCGTTCGCGCTCGACGACGCCGCGACACTCGCCGAGGCGATAGGTTGGGCGGACTGGGTCGTCGGCTGCGAGAGCTACGCGCTGGCCGCGGCGCTCGCCGCCGGTCGCCGTGTCGCCTCCACGTTGCCACCGTGGGCTCCGGCGTGTCGCCTGCCCCATTCGGAAATCGTGCACCTCCGCGACCTCGTGTCCGCAGCGTGTTCCCCGCCGCCAGCGTTCGCCTGCCGATGAAATACTGCACGAACTGCCTGCAGCCCGAC is a window encoding:
- a CDS encoding GNAT family N-acetyltransferase; this encodes MHGSLETLFGRQVDLRRFTATDITPAYLGWLRDPAVVRFSNQRFRTHTAESCADYLASFRGTDNLFLAIVHRDNARVVGTMTAYVSAVHGTADLGILIGDRSCWGQGLGLDAWQALIAYLLQSAGLRKITGGTLRPNVGMVRVMERSGMHLEGVRERQEIVDGVPVDVLLYARFRPE